A genomic segment from Modestobacter roseus encodes:
- a CDS encoding alkyl sulfatase C-terminal domain-containing protein, which translates to MTALTGFVGRLAAKDAARDLDRTVSCRLTDLGQVVHGRLARGAVHDMTAVPEGPAVPKADIRLTMTSDDLLALTAGDLDFTPAWASGRVKLEAGLRDMLRLRSML; encoded by the coding sequence ATGACCGCTCTCACCGGGTTCGTCGGCCGGCTGGCCGCCAAGGACGCGGCCCGCGACCTCGACCGGACCGTCTCCTGCCGGCTGACCGACCTCGGGCAGGTGGTGCACGGCCGGTTGGCCCGGGGCGCCGTCCACGACATGACGGCGGTGCCCGAGGGGCCGGCGGTGCCCAAGGCCGACATCCGGCTGACGATGACCAGCGACGACCTGCTGGCGCTGACCGCCGGCGACCTCGACTTCACGCCGGCCTGGGCCAGTGGGCGGGTGAAGCTGGAGGCAGGGCTGCGCGACATGCTCCGGCTGCGCTCGATGCTCTGA
- a CDS encoding TlyA family RNA methyltransferase: MARRSRLDAELVRRGLARSREHAVALIAEGRVTVAGAAATKPATGVEAATPVVVRTDPDQPSWVSRGAHKLLGALSAFDVDVSGRRALDAGASTGGFTEVLLSRGAREVVAVDVGYGELAWSLRTDDRVAVHERTNVRELTPETIGGPVQLVVADLSFISLRLVLPALTSCATPDADLLPMVKPQFEVGRERLGSGGVVRDQGHRADAVLTVARAAADLGWGTAGVVASPLPGPAGNVEFFLRLRRDAPPPQPDDVDRAVQEGPQ; this comes from the coding sequence ATGGCACGTCGCAGCCGGCTCGACGCCGAGCTCGTCCGTCGCGGCCTGGCCCGCTCGAGGGAGCATGCCGTCGCTCTCATCGCCGAGGGCCGGGTCACCGTCGCCGGCGCCGCCGCGACCAAGCCGGCCACCGGCGTGGAGGCCGCCACCCCCGTCGTCGTCCGCACCGACCCGGACCAGCCCAGCTGGGTCTCCCGGGGCGCGCACAAGCTGCTCGGCGCGCTGTCGGCGTTCGACGTCGACGTGAGCGGCCGGCGGGCCCTGGACGCCGGTGCCTCCACGGGCGGGTTCACCGAGGTGTTGCTCAGCCGCGGCGCGCGGGAGGTGGTCGCGGTCGACGTCGGGTACGGCGAGCTGGCCTGGTCGCTGCGCACCGACGACCGGGTCGCGGTGCACGAGCGCACCAACGTCCGCGAGCTGACCCCCGAGACGATCGGGGGGCCGGTGCAGCTGGTGGTGGCCGACCTCTCCTTCATCTCGCTGCGGCTCGTGCTCCCCGCCCTGACCAGCTGCGCCACCCCCGACGCCGACCTGCTGCCGATGGTGAAGCCGCAGTTCGAGGTGGGGCGGGAGAGGCTGGGCAGCGGGGGAGTCGTCCGCGACCAGGGGCACCGGGCCGACGCGGTGCTCACCGTGGCCCGGGCCGCCGCCGACCTCGGCTGGGGCACCGCGGGCGTGGTGGCCAGCCCGCTGCCCGGCCCCGCGGGCAACGTGGAGTTCTTCCTCCGGCTGCGCCGCGACGCCCCACCACCGCAGCCGGACGACGTCGACCGAGCAGTTCAGGAGGGACCACAGTGA
- a CDS encoding NAD kinase, with the protein MTECAPPREGGGTRRVLLAVHTGRADIVALARAAAARLARAGFVVRVLDDEADDLDIPGAEVCTFGPQAAEGTEIVLVFGGDGTFLRAAELARSTDAAITGVNLGRVGFLAETEPEAVEEMLAAVERCQYEVEERLTLEATVFDDEGRSVGGTWGLNEVSVEKVERARVLDVVLEVDGHPLTSFGCDGVLCATPTGSTAYAFSAGGPVVWPDVEALLLVPANAHALFSRPLVTSPSSVLTVAVPHDGARARVSADGRRLVEVPDGGRVEVRRSDRPVRIARVNPTSFGDRLVAKFGLPVRGFRDARSHGPGHEAPTSHRNVLSREINTADGLTRRPEGVRSGDADGAA; encoded by the coding sequence GTGACCGAGTGCGCGCCACCGCGGGAGGGGGGCGGTACCCGGCGGGTGCTGCTGGCCGTCCACACCGGGCGAGCCGACATCGTGGCGCTGGCCCGCGCCGCGGCCGCCCGGCTGGCCCGGGCCGGCTTCGTCGTCCGGGTGCTCGACGACGAGGCCGACGACCTGGACATCCCCGGAGCCGAGGTCTGCACGTTCGGTCCGCAGGCCGCTGAGGGCACCGAGATCGTCCTGGTCTTCGGTGGTGACGGCACGTTCCTGCGCGCCGCCGAGCTGGCCCGCTCCACCGATGCGGCGATCACCGGCGTCAACCTGGGCCGCGTCGGGTTCCTCGCCGAGACCGAGCCCGAGGCGGTCGAGGAGATGCTCGCCGCCGTCGAACGCTGCCAGTACGAGGTGGAGGAACGCCTGACGCTGGAGGCCACGGTCTTCGACGACGAGGGGCGGTCCGTCGGCGGCACCTGGGGGCTCAACGAGGTCTCGGTGGAGAAGGTGGAGCGCGCCCGGGTGCTCGACGTGGTCCTCGAGGTCGACGGGCACCCGCTCACCAGCTTCGGCTGCGACGGCGTGCTCTGCGCGACCCCGACGGGCTCCACCGCCTACGCGTTCTCCGCCGGGGGGCCGGTGGTGTGGCCCGACGTCGAGGCCCTGTTGCTGGTGCCGGCGAACGCGCACGCGCTGTTCTCCCGGCCCCTGGTCACCTCCCCGTCGTCCGTGCTGACCGTCGCCGTGCCGCACGACGGCGCCCGTGCCCGGGTCTCCGCCGACGGGCGGCGCCTGGTCGAGGTCCCCGACGGCGGCCGGGTCGAGGTGCGGCGCTCGGACCGGCCGGTGCGGATCGCCCGGGTCAACCCCACCTCCTTCGGCGACCGGCTGGTCGCCAAGTTCGGCCTCCCGGTCCGCGGCTTCCGCGACGCCCGCTCGCACGGACCCGGGCACGAGGCGCCGACCTCGCACCGCAACGTGCTGAGCCGGGAGATCAACACCGCCGACGGCCTCACCCGACGACCCGAGGGGGTGCGGAGTGGCGACGCGGACGGCGCGGCGTGA
- the recN gene encoding DNA repair protein RecN, protein MATRTARREQAAAAAPRNSALTELHIRGLGSIDDVTLDLGPGLTVVTGETGAGKTMVVTGLTLLFGGRADPGRVRANGRASVEGRITLPPGSPVWDRAADAGAEPDEDGSLILARTISAEGRSRAHLGGRTVPVGLVAELSEDLLAVHGQTDQLRLTRPAEQRRALDRYAGAAHLTLIEEHRAAYARWRELADDLDRRRSQARELAQTADVLRHGLEEIAAVSPEPGEDEALDAQAKRLGDADALRVVADEARIALVGDVTGELGGDGGFPADATAALATAERALAASDDPSLVLLARDLADAVAVVSDVAVQLAGYVADLDADPAHLAEVLDRRAAITALVRKYAEPGAGLAGVLAWAADAQERLDRLDVSDEALERLEAERDAARAELAALSTRVTEGRRAAADGFAAEVGTELAGLAMKSAQVSFRIETDPDHPGADGADEVVLLLSAHPGAPARPVHKGASGGELSRVMLAIEVVFAGADPVPVMVFDEVDAGVGGQAAGEIGARLARLAREHQVVVVTHLAQVAAFADTHVVVDKAPDSGAGITATDIHTVADEERVRELARMLSGLADSETGQAHARELLAVAAQRN, encoded by the coding sequence GTGGCGACGCGGACGGCGCGGCGTGAGCAGGCCGCTGCGGCCGCTCCCCGCAACAGCGCCCTGACCGAGCTGCACATCCGTGGCCTGGGCTCGATCGACGACGTCACCCTGGACCTGGGGCCCGGGCTGACCGTGGTCACCGGGGAGACCGGCGCCGGCAAGACCATGGTCGTGACCGGCCTGACCCTGCTGTTCGGCGGCCGCGCGGACCCCGGCCGGGTGCGCGCCAACGGCCGGGCCAGCGTCGAGGGCCGGATCACCCTGCCGCCGGGCTCGCCGGTCTGGGACCGGGCCGCCGACGCCGGCGCCGAGCCCGACGAGGACGGCAGCCTGATCCTCGCCCGGACGATCAGCGCCGAGGGGCGGTCACGGGCCCACCTGGGCGGGCGCACCGTGCCGGTCGGTCTGGTCGCCGAGCTGTCGGAGGACCTGCTGGCCGTGCACGGGCAGACCGACCAGCTGCGGCTGACCCGTCCGGCCGAGCAGCGGCGCGCCCTGGACCGCTACGCCGGCGCGGCACACTTGACCCTCATCGAGGAGCACCGGGCCGCGTACGCGCGGTGGCGCGAGCTGGCCGACGACCTGGACCGGCGGCGCAGCCAGGCACGGGAGCTGGCGCAGACCGCCGACGTGCTGCGGCACGGGCTGGAGGAGATCGCCGCCGTCAGCCCCGAGCCGGGTGAGGACGAGGCGCTCGACGCCCAGGCCAAGCGGCTCGGCGACGCCGATGCGTTGCGCGTGGTCGCCGACGAGGCGCGGATCGCGCTGGTCGGTGACGTCACCGGCGAGCTGGGCGGCGACGGCGGCTTCCCGGCCGACGCCACGGCGGCCCTGGCCACCGCCGAACGGGCGCTGGCCGCCTCCGACGACCCGTCGCTGGTGCTGCTGGCCCGCGACCTGGCCGACGCCGTCGCCGTGGTGTCCGACGTCGCCGTCCAGCTGGCCGGCTACGTCGCCGACCTGGACGCCGACCCGGCCCACCTGGCCGAGGTGCTGGACCGGCGGGCCGCGATCACCGCCCTGGTGCGCAAGTACGCCGAGCCGGGTGCCGGGCTGGCCGGGGTGCTGGCCTGGGCGGCCGACGCGCAGGAGCGGCTGGACCGGCTCGACGTCTCCGACGAGGCGCTCGAGCGGCTGGAGGCCGAGCGGGACGCCGCCCGTGCCGAGCTGGCCGCGCTGTCCACCCGGGTCACCGAGGGGCGCCGGGCCGCGGCCGACGGCTTCGCCGCCGAGGTGGGCACGGAGCTGGCCGGGCTGGCGATGAAGAGCGCGCAGGTGTCCTTCCGCATCGAGACCGACCCGGACCACCCCGGCGCCGACGGCGCGGACGAGGTGGTGCTGCTGCTGTCCGCGCACCCGGGCGCGCCCGCCAGGCCGGTGCACAAGGGGGCCTCCGGCGGTGAGCTGTCCCGGGTGATGCTGGCCATCGAGGTGGTGTTCGCGGGCGCCGACCCGGTGCCGGTGATGGTGTTCGACGAGGTCGACGCCGGCGTGGGCGGGCAGGCGGCCGGTGAGATCGGCGCCCGGCTGGCGCGGCTGGCCCGCGAGCACCAGGTCGTCGTCGTCACCCACCTGGCGCAGGTCGCCGCCTTCGCCGACACCCACGTCGTGGTGGACAAGGCGCCGGACTCCGGGGCGGGCATCACCGCCACCGACATCCACACCGTCGCCGACGAGGAGCGGGTGCGGGAGCTGGCCCGGATGCTGTCCGGGCTGGCCGACAGTGAGACCGGGCAGGCGCACGCCCGGGAGCTGCTGGCCGTGGCGGCCCAGCGGAACTGA
- a CDS encoding TetR/AcrR family transcriptional regulator, protein MSVQEIAQRAGVVEKTVFNHFPVKEGLVFEADPPMRGALLDAVRQRRPGLSAPAAAGGFIVAAISQLGSAEAADGVGEMARVIRGSRTLQVREREILGALTDALAAEFAVETGTEPGRLEPWLAAHAVLGLYAGLLELARDRVLAGAAGPELVAELRARGRAGLALLQTGLAGYAERR, encoded by the coding sequence GTGAGCGTGCAGGAGATCGCCCAGCGCGCGGGTGTGGTGGAGAAGACCGTCTTCAACCACTTCCCGGTCAAGGAGGGGCTGGTCTTCGAGGCCGACCCGCCGATGCGCGGCGCGCTCCTGGACGCCGTCCGGCAGCGCCGCCCCGGCCTGTCGGCCCCCGCGGCCGCCGGCGGGTTCATCGTGGCGGCGATCAGCCAGCTCGGCTCGGCGGAGGCCGCCGACGGCGTCGGCGAGATGGCCCGGGTGATCCGCGGCTCGCGGACCCTGCAGGTGCGGGAACGGGAGATCCTCGGTGCGCTGACCGACGCCCTGGCCGCGGAGTTCGCCGTCGAGACCGGGACGGAGCCGGGCCGGCTCGAGCCGTGGCTGGCCGCACACGCGGTGCTGGGCCTGTACGCGGGCCTGCTGGAGCTGGCCCGCGACCGGGTGCTGGCGGGGGCCGCCGGCCCCGAGCTGGTCGCCGAGCTCCGCGCCCGCGGCCGCGCGGGCCTGGCGCTGCTGCAGACCGGCCTCGCCGGGTACGCCGAGCGCCGGTAG
- the steA gene encoding putative cytokinetic ring protein SteA, which produces MRIGTLRRGRASSTGPGVAGTVRLDHRTKNLTKRLRPGEIAVIDHADVDRVSADSLVAAKVAAVVNAAPSTTGRYPNLGPGILVEAGIPLIDGVGKEVFDTLQEGTHARVDGNRLLVGETVVAEGVEQTQETVDAAMAEARAGLSTQLEAFAANTMEYMKRERALLLDGVGVPDVRTRIEGRHALVVVRGYDYKEDLAALRSYIRDYRPVLIGVDGGADAIREAGYQPDMIIGDMDSVSDDVLRCGAEVVVHAYADGRAPGLQRVLDLGVEAITFPASATSEDIAMLLADEKGASLIVAVGTHATLVEFLDKGRGGMASTFLTRLRLGGKLVDAKGVSRLYRSRISTLALTLLVLAALASIVAAMAVSTAGRVYLDLLIDQWDSFVFWLENLFS; this is translated from the coding sequence ATGCGCATCGGCACCCTGCGGCGCGGACGGGCGTCCTCGACCGGACCCGGCGTGGCCGGCACCGTCCGGCTCGATCACCGGACCAAGAACCTCACCAAGCGGCTGCGGCCCGGTGAGATCGCCGTCATCGACCACGCCGACGTCGACCGGGTGAGCGCCGACTCGCTGGTCGCCGCGAAGGTCGCCGCAGTGGTCAACGCCGCCCCGAGCACCACCGGCCGCTACCCGAACCTGGGCCCCGGGATCCTCGTCGAGGCCGGCATCCCGCTGATCGACGGGGTGGGCAAGGAGGTCTTCGACACCCTCCAGGAGGGCACGCACGCCCGCGTCGACGGCAACCGGCTGCTCGTCGGGGAGACCGTGGTCGCCGAGGGGGTCGAGCAGACCCAGGAGACCGTCGACGCGGCGATGGCCGAGGCCCGGGCCGGGCTCTCCACCCAGCTCGAGGCGTTCGCCGCCAACACCATGGAGTACATGAAGCGCGAGCGTGCGCTGCTCCTCGACGGCGTCGGCGTGCCCGACGTCCGGACCCGGATCGAGGGCCGGCACGCGCTGGTCGTCGTCCGCGGGTACGACTACAAGGAGGACCTGGCGGCGCTGCGGTCCTACATCCGCGACTACCGGCCGGTGCTCATCGGGGTCGACGGCGGGGCCGACGCGATCCGCGAGGCCGGCTACCAGCCGGACATGATCATCGGCGACATGGACTCGGTCAGTGACGACGTCCTGCGCTGCGGCGCCGAGGTCGTGGTGCACGCCTACGCCGACGGGCGGGCCCCCGGGCTCCAGCGGGTGCTCGACCTCGGGGTCGAGGCCATCACCTTCCCGGCCTCGGCGACCAGTGAGGACATCGCCATGCTGCTGGCCGACGAGAAGGGCGCCTCGCTCATCGTCGCCGTCGGCACGCACGCCACGCTGGTCGAGTTCCTGGACAAGGGCCGCGGCGGCATGGCCTCCACCTTCCTCACCCGGCTGCGACTGGGCGGCAAGCTCGTCGACGCCAAGGGGGTGAGCCGGCTCTACCGCAGCCGGATCTCCACCCTCGCACTCACCCTGCTGGTCCTCGCCGCGCTGGCCTCGATCGTGGCGGCCATGGCCGTCTCGACCGCCGGCCGGGTGTACCTGGACCTGCTCATCGACCAATGGGACAGCTTCGTGTTCTGGCTGGAGAACCTCTTCTCGTGA
- a CDS encoding copper transporter has product MIDFRYHLVSLIAVFLAVALGIVIGTTQLNGPVLTNLQNQVSQLQEDKRALEDQTQGLQAQLDDDGGFDEAVGPVLVADRLAGSSVLLVIAGGDVDPEVVEGVTALLGSAGATVTGTVRLTDTYADPATTSGLESYVTGPGLPAGVVPAETGDAGELLASVLAQVLMVPGEGDDGAGVPPDTTATAQVLAGLEELGVLSRDTSSVSPAEYAVVLTSGAVEGEDADVRTTALVELATALDAAGAGAVVAGDPVAAEDGGLIAAIRADAGASDNVSTVDNVTAAAGRIATVLALVAEGAGTSGQYGAGEDAQPVPAPVS; this is encoded by the coding sequence GTGATCGACTTCCGCTACCACCTGGTCTCGCTGATCGCGGTGTTCCTCGCCGTCGCGCTGGGCATCGTGATCGGCACGACCCAGCTCAACGGGCCGGTGCTGACCAACCTGCAGAACCAGGTGAGCCAGCTGCAGGAGGACAAGCGGGCCCTGGAGGACCAGACCCAGGGGCTGCAGGCCCAGCTCGACGACGACGGCGGTTTCGACGAGGCGGTCGGGCCGGTGCTGGTGGCCGACCGGCTGGCCGGGAGCAGCGTGCTGCTGGTCATCGCCGGCGGCGACGTCGACCCCGAGGTGGTCGAGGGCGTGACCGCACTGCTGGGCAGCGCCGGCGCCACCGTCACCGGCACGGTCCGGCTGACCGACACCTACGCCGACCCCGCCACCACGTCCGGTCTGGAGAGCTACGTGACCGGACCGGGGCTGCCGGCCGGGGTCGTGCCCGCGGAGACCGGCGACGCCGGCGAGCTCCTCGCATCCGTGCTGGCCCAGGTGCTGATGGTGCCCGGCGAGGGCGACGACGGCGCCGGCGTCCCGCCGGACACGACCGCCACCGCCCAGGTGCTCGCCGGCCTCGAGGAGCTCGGGGTGCTCAGCCGGGACACCAGCTCGGTCAGCCCGGCCGAGTACGCGGTGGTCCTGACCAGCGGCGCGGTCGAGGGCGAGGACGCCGACGTGCGGACGACAGCGCTGGTCGAGCTGGCCACCGCGCTGGACGCCGCCGGGGCCGGGGCCGTCGTCGCCGGTGACCCCGTCGCGGCCGAGGACGGTGGGCTGATCGCCGCGATCCGGGCCGACGCCGGGGCCAGCGACAACGTCTCCACCGTCGACAACGTCACCGCGGCCGCAGGCCGGATCGCGACGGTCCTCGCGCTGGTGGCCGAGGGTGCGGGCACGTCGGGGCAGTACGGGGCGGGCGAGGACGCCCAGCCGGTGCCGGCACCGGTCTCGTGA
- the murJ gene encoding murein biosynthesis integral membrane protein MurJ — MSARRVAQGVAGAALLISALTLLARVAGFGRTVVFTNAVGADSTGDTYLAANNVPNIVFEVVAGGALASLVVPMLAGGIAAGDREQVRRTASALLGWTLLLLVPLAVLLAVLAHPIATLLLGGDAGDPAKVDLAARFLVVFAPQVVLYGIGIVLTGVLQAHRRFAGPAIAPLLSSVVVATAYLLFAALGGSRDVDTLSTPAELVLGVGTTLGVVALALSLLVPMRGLGLRLRPSLRFPVGAAPRVRRLALAGVLTLAGQQLVAVVAIRLANTDAPDGTQVVYFAGLTLFLLPWAAVAVPLATSVYPGLSEAAERGDEPAYRRSLAPAAVLVLVGSAVAAAGLVAVSGPMARVFLASGDDGGSAIALQPAIAAFAPGLLGYGLVALLSRALYARGLWRAPTACVAGGWLVAVAADLVLSAALPSGDRAFALAAGHTVGVTVAGLALLVVTARVAGPGVLDGLPRTGGPAVVAAVVAGAAGLLTARALGADPVPGGLAAALGAGVAAGAVVLVVAGAIIMGTARGPLLAAVAGLRGPVRQEATHG; from the coding sequence GTGAGCGCCCGCCGGGTCGCACAGGGGGTGGCAGGGGCGGCGCTGCTGATCTCGGCGCTGACCCTGCTGGCGCGGGTGGCCGGCTTCGGCCGGACGGTGGTGTTCACCAACGCGGTAGGCGCGGACTCCACCGGTGACACGTACCTGGCCGCCAACAACGTCCCGAACATCGTCTTCGAGGTGGTCGCCGGCGGTGCGCTGGCCAGCCTCGTGGTGCCCATGCTGGCCGGTGGCATCGCGGCGGGCGACCGCGAGCAGGTGCGCCGCACGGCCTCGGCGCTGCTCGGCTGGACCCTGCTGCTGCTGGTCCCGCTGGCGGTGCTGCTCGCGGTCCTGGCGCACCCGATCGCGACGCTGCTGCTCGGCGGTGACGCCGGGGACCCGGCGAAGGTCGACCTCGCCGCCCGCTTCCTGGTCGTCTTCGCGCCCCAGGTGGTCCTGTACGGCATCGGGATCGTGCTCACCGGCGTGCTGCAGGCGCACCGGCGGTTCGCCGGCCCGGCGATCGCGCCACTGCTCAGCTCCGTCGTCGTGGCCACGGCCTACCTCCTCTTCGCCGCCCTGGGCGGCAGCCGGGACGTCGACACCCTCTCCACGCCCGCCGAGCTGGTGCTCGGGGTCGGCACGACGCTCGGCGTGGTGGCGCTGGCCCTGTCGCTGCTCGTACCGATGCGTGGGCTGGGGCTACGGCTGCGCCCGTCGCTGCGGTTCCCGGTCGGTGCGGCCCCGCGGGTGCGCCGGCTGGCGCTGGCCGGGGTGCTGACCCTGGCCGGGCAGCAGCTGGTCGCGGTGGTGGCGATCCGGCTGGCCAACACCGACGCCCCGGACGGCACCCAGGTCGTCTACTTCGCCGGGCTGACGCTGTTCCTGCTGCCGTGGGCGGCGGTCGCCGTCCCCCTGGCCACCTCGGTCTACCCGGGCCTCAGCGAGGCCGCCGAGCGGGGTGACGAGCCGGCGTACCGCCGGTCCCTGGCGCCGGCCGCCGTGCTGGTCCTCGTCGGGTCGGCGGTCGCCGCGGCCGGGCTGGTCGCCGTCTCCGGCCCGATGGCCCGGGTCTTCCTCGCCTCCGGCGACGACGGCGGGAGCGCGATCGCCCTGCAACCGGCGATCGCGGCCTTCGCCCCGGGGCTGCTCGGCTACGGCCTGGTCGCGCTGCTGTCCCGGGCGCTCTACGCCCGCGGGCTCTGGCGCGCGCCGACCGCCTGCGTGGCCGGCGGGTGGCTGGTCGCGGTCGCGGCCGACCTCGTCCTCTCCGCCGCGCTGCCCTCGGGTGACCGTGCGTTCGCGCTGGCCGCCGGGCACACGGTGGGGGTGACCGTGGCCGGACTGGCGCTGCTGGTGGTCACCGCCCGGGTGGCCGGCCCCGGCGTCCTCGACGGCCTGCCGCGGACCGGGGGACCGGCCGTCGTCGCCGCCGTCGTGGCCGGCGCCGCGGGACTGCTCACCGCCCGGGCACTGGGCGCCGACCCGGTGCCCGGCGGCCTGGCCGCCGCGCTCGGCGCCGGCGTCGCCGCGGGTGCCGTGGTGCTGGTGGTCGCCGGTGCGATCATCATGGGCACCGCCCGGGGGCCGCTGCTCGCGGCCGTGGCCGGGCTGCGCGGACCGGTGCGGCAGGAGGCGACCCATGGCTGA
- a CDS encoding glycosyltransferase family 4 protein, which yields MGLEDDSRPLVVAIGRLHPQKGYDVLLDAVARWVADPRLQPAPLVAIAGDGPLHEELAARIRAEQLPVTLLGRRTDVADLLGAADVCVLPSVWEARSLTAQEALRAGTPLVASRVGGIPELVGDAAELVPVGDAEALAEAVTRVLTEPARTARLGADGPRQAATWPDEAATAAQLVTLYRELLADPPGRRG from the coding sequence GTGGGCCTGGAGGACGACAGCCGCCCGCTGGTGGTCGCCATCGGCCGCCTGCACCCGCAGAAGGGCTACGACGTGCTGCTCGACGCCGTGGCCCGCTGGGTCGCCGACCCGCGGCTGCAGCCGGCGCCGCTGGTGGCGATCGCCGGCGACGGCCCGCTGCACGAGGAGCTCGCCGCCCGGATCCGGGCCGAGCAGCTGCCGGTCACCCTGCTGGGCCGCCGCACCGACGTCGCCGACCTGCTCGGCGCCGCCGACGTCTGCGTGCTGCCCTCGGTGTGGGAGGCCCGGTCGCTCACCGCCCAGGAGGCGCTGCGGGCCGGCACGCCGCTGGTCGCCTCCCGGGTGGGCGGCATCCCGGAGCTGGTGGGCGACGCCGCCGAACTCGTGCCGGTCGGGGACGCCGAGGCGCTCGCCGAGGCCGTCACGCGGGTGCTCACCGAACCGGCCCGGACCGCCCGGCTGGGCGCCGACGGGCCGCGCCAGGCCGCGACCTGGCCCGACGAGGCGGCCACCGCGGCCCAGCTGGTGACGCTGTACCGGGAGCTGCTCGCCGACCCGCCGGGGCGGCGCGGGTGA
- a CDS encoding CTP synthase encodes MGRLAENSNRGSLLPNSQPTKFVFVTGGVVSSLGKGLTASSLGALLSARGLRVTMQKLDPYLNVDPGTMNPFQHGEVFVTEDGAETDLDIGHYERFLDTDLTGRANVTTGQVYSDVIAKERRGEYLGDTVQVIPHITNEIKSRIMAVAEGPERVDVVITEVGGTVGDIESLPFLEAARQVRHEIGRDNCFFLHISLIPYIAPSGELKTKPTQHSVAALRSIGIQPDALVCRSDREITEGIKRKIGLMCDVEAEGVTSCPDAPSIYDIPKVLHREGLDAYVVRRLGLPFRDVDWTVWGDLLDRVHQPKQTVTIALVGKYIDLPDAYLSVTEALRAGGFAHRSRVEVRWVPSDDCETEEGAAAALAGVDGVCVPGGFGVRGIEGKLGAIRHARVNGIPTLGLCLGLQCMVIETARNLAGITGANSTEFDPGTPDPVISTMATQLDVVAGRGDMGGTMRLGSYPAALAKGSVVAAAYGSTEITERHRHRYEVANAYRDRLTEAGLVFSGTSPDGTLVEFAELPADVHPFFVGTQAHPELKSRPTRPHPLFAAFVQAAATYQDAARLPVPEDEHVGI; translated from the coding sequence GTGGGTCGACTGGCTGAGAACAGCAACCGCGGATCCCTTCTCCCCAACTCGCAGCCGACGAAGTTCGTCTTCGTCACCGGCGGCGTGGTCTCCTCGCTGGGCAAGGGCCTCACGGCCAGCTCACTGGGTGCACTGCTGTCCGCCCGGGGGCTGCGGGTGACGATGCAGAAGCTGGACCCCTACCTCAACGTGGACCCGGGGACGATGAACCCCTTCCAGCACGGGGAGGTGTTCGTCACCGAGGACGGCGCCGAGACCGATCTGGACATCGGGCACTACGAGCGCTTCCTGGACACCGACCTGACCGGCCGGGCCAACGTGACCACCGGGCAGGTCTACTCCGACGTCATCGCCAAGGAGCGGCGCGGGGAGTACCTGGGTGACACCGTGCAGGTGATCCCGCACATCACCAACGAGATCAAGTCGCGGATCATGGCCGTGGCGGAGGGCCCCGAGCGCGTCGACGTCGTCATCACCGAGGTCGGCGGCACGGTCGGCGACATCGAGTCGCTGCCCTTCCTGGAGGCCGCCCGGCAGGTGCGGCACGAGATCGGCCGGGACAACTGCTTCTTCCTGCACATCTCGCTGATCCCCTACATCGCCCCCTCCGGTGAGCTGAAGACCAAGCCCACCCAGCACTCGGTGGCGGCGCTGCGCAGCATCGGCATCCAGCCCGACGCGCTGGTCTGCCGGTCGGACCGGGAGATCACCGAGGGCATCAAGCGCAAGATCGGCCTGATGTGCGACGTGGAGGCCGAGGGGGTCACCTCCTGCCCCGACGCGCCGTCGATCTACGACATCCCCAAGGTGCTGCACCGCGAGGGCCTGGACGCCTACGTCGTCCGCCGGCTCGGCCTGCCGTTCCGGGACGTCGACTGGACGGTGTGGGGGGACCTGCTCGACCGCGTGCACCAGCCGAAGCAGACGGTGACGATCGCCCTCGTCGGCAAGTACATCGACCTGCCCGACGCCTACCTGTCGGTCACCGAGGCGCTGCGGGCCGGCGGGTTCGCGCACCGGTCCCGGGTGGAGGTGCGCTGGGTGCCCTCCGACGACTGCGAGACCGAGGAGGGTGCTGCGGCAGCGCTGGCCGGGGTCGACGGGGTCTGCGTCCCCGGGGGCTTCGGCGTGCGCGGCATCGAGGGCAAGCTCGGGGCCATCCGGCACGCGCGGGTCAACGGCATCCCCACCCTGGGGCTGTGCCTGGGCCTGCAGTGCATGGTCATCGAGACCGCCCGCAACCTGGCCGGCATCACCGGCGCCAACTCCACCGAGTTCGACCCGGGCACCCCCGACCCGGTCATCTCCACGATGGCCACCCAGCTGGACGTCGTCGCCGGGCGCGGGGACATGGGCGGCACGATGCGGCTGGGCAGCTACCCGGCCGCGCTGGCCAAGGGCTCGGTGGTGGCCGCGGCCTACGGGTCGACCGAGATCACCGAGCGGCACCGGCACCGGTACGAGGTGGCCAACGCCTACCGCGACCGGCTCACCGAGGCCGGCCTCGTGTTCTCCGGCACCTCCCCGGACGGGACGCTGGTGGAGTTCGCCGAGCTCCCCGCCGACGTGCACCCGTTCTTCGTCGGCACCCAGGCCCACCCGGAGCTGAAGAGCCGGCCCACCCGGCCGCACCCGTTGTTCGCCGCCTTCGTGCAGGCCGCGGCCACCTACCAGGACGCGGCCCGGCTGCCGGTGCCCGAGGACGAGCACGTGGGCATCTGA